A single region of the Sorghum bicolor cultivar BTx623 chromosome 9, Sorghum_bicolor_NCBIv3, whole genome shotgun sequence genome encodes:
- the LOC8080949 gene encoding mediator of RNA polymerase II transcription subunit 33A translates to MAAGAAVTELELERRVMAAVKASAERGDPPLLQAAEAARCIREGPTASAPGGGLALSQALVTNLCFAHNTAAMWKLLDQAMLSRLVDPLHTLALLTPRVVPSRREQPEAYRLYLDLLGRYAVAPVYPERMENKDMLAKSIDGAMQLSHRFGFQHLDFGHTVILFVLSLVNMLIDCILDDCGLPVTSADEHGNRNDMNFNGNGRSLDRGDEHREHLRRKNILMSIEVVEKVTANKIVQVFLRLVNRNTPENFNYLLRKLPLIGALKKKNTLSPYNLLDSLIMNIQNVISTDYQLDRKRLLGVPVSIQPCSSAVYSIFRAGKVSCWISFDMFMENAMDGRHLHAISSVEYLTELSKTLQVLNRATWQETFQALWISALRLVQRGPDASEGPFPSLDSRLCMLLAIIPLSIATIVKEEVGNLEGETTSVIRGQLVSSLQILRQFFGLLSPPPAAVHLANTAARKAAVVLSNLKNGRENMYTSFKDSPSIKAVGNMLHLIVEACITRNLIDTSAYFWPGYVVPLKESSPVQESPWPSLVEGSPLIELKDALMVTPASSVAELEKLYSFAVSGSPEEKLAASKILCGASLLRGWNIQEHVVQMVLKLLSTFLPLDSGPEGRYVQHMPMLHALVSGISSIDTVHILSMYGLVPEVASMLMPLCEIFGSLPPSDHRSCKFEEASVYSVFSCAFLSLLRLWKFHRPPIENALSRRGVSVWSELHLDFLLLLRNSHSSLKNLSKVTQSSIFELDTPFQKPVYIDSFPKLRAWYFQNQACIASTLSSACSRTTVLHVANMILKIICHNKVPKGGALSVNTQSTANSSTSSSPAGAQEDMCQWPTLPAWEILEAVPFVLEAVLTSCAHGRLSSRDLVTGLRDLAGFLPASLAAIVSYFSAEVTRGIWKPVMLNGMDWPSPAATLPVVESETKEVLAFAGVHINICPRPRFVMPMLPLPIAALISLSITVKMDEFSHLHGIIGQGIEICTTSSSWPTAQIIGALWSQKVRRWHDFIILACSQSPFTRDNTAVAQLIRSCFSSFIGPLVDGRSCFAANRGVANLLGQTFDEKAHRLAVAPGFLYMRSCRLFPNNSFVCEEILEVVVERAHALANACSSDRPARLRSDSLPLSAASSLVEQIASLAATMLCHAGGVNLICLLYEQIMPTLLLSGGKAKLGSAGQVCSIIEGFTLAHVLLVSGASIWGVGETSPAYTSIYTSKRQRVVDRHLEFMTRVMEGNIVLGCGDTTWRSYVVCFVNLLVNFVPTWIPEVKLKTLQKLASGLQKWHEGDLALSLLERGGAKTVTSVVESLL, encoded by the exons ATGGCTGCCGGTGCCGCCGTCAcggagctggagctggagcgGCGGGTGATGGCGGCGGTGAAGGCCTCCGCGGAGCGCGGGGACCCGCCGCTTCTCCAGGCGGCCGAGGCGGCGCGCTGCATCCGCGAGGGCCCCACCGCCTCCGCTCCGGGCGGCGGCCTCGCGCTCTCGCAGGCGCTGGTGACCAACCTCTGCTTCGCGCACAACACAGCCGCCATGTGGAAGCTGCTGGATCAGGCCATGTTGTCCCGCCTGGTGGACCCTCTCCACACCCTCGCCCTCCTTACCCCGAG GGTGGTGCCGAGCCGGCGGGAGCAGCCGGAGGCGTACAGGCTCTACCTCGACCTTCTCGGCCGGTACGCGGTGGCCCCTGTTTACCCGGAGCGCATGGAGAACAAGGATAT GTTAGCCAAATCTATTGACGGTGCTATGCAGCTTTCACATAGATTTGGTTTTCAACATTTGGATTTTGGACATACTGTTATTTTGTTTGTGTTGAGTCTTGTCAACATGCTGATTGATTGCATCTTAGATGATTGTGGATTGCCCGTCACCTCTGCTGATGAACATGGCAACAGAAATGATATGAATTTTAATGGCAATGGGAGATCACTTGACAGGGGAGATGAGCACCGTGAACatctaagaagaaagaatatacTTATGTCTATTGAAGTTGTTGAGAAGGTCACTGCAAACAAAATTGTCCAAGTCTTTCTGCGGCTTGTCAATCGTAACAC ACCTGAAAATTTCAATTATCTACTTCGGAAACTTCCTCTTATTGGTGCTCttaaaaagaagaacactttGTCTCCGTACAATCTGCTAGATAGTTTGATTATGAATATACAGAATGTCATAAGCACGGACTACCAATTAGACAGGAAAAGGCTTCTGGGAGTTCCTGTTAGCATACAGCCTTGCAGTTCAGCTGTTTACAGTATATTCAGAGCTGGAAAGGTATCTTGTTGGATTTCTTTTGACATGTTTATGGAGAATGCAATGGATGGGAGACATCTTCATGCTATATCATCAGTAGAATATCTAACAG AACTATCCAAAACACTTCAAGTGTTGAATCGGGCAACCTGGCAAGAGACCTTTCAAGCTTTATGGATTTCGGCTTTGCGGCTAGTACAGCGA GGCCCAGATGCTTCAGAAGGACCATTTCCTAGTCTTGATTCACGGTTGTGCATGTTGTTGGCTATTATTCCCTTGTCCATTGCAACTATTGTGAAGGAAGAAGTGGGCAATCTGGAAGGGGAAACAACCTCTGTTATAAGAGGACAATTAGTGTCTTCACTTCAGATTCTGAGGCAATTTTTTGGTCTTCTTTCACCACCTCCAGCAGCTGTACATTTGGCAAATACTGCAGCTAGAAAAGCAGCAGTTGTTCTGTCTAACCTGAAAAATGGGAGAGAGAACATGTACACTTCTTTCAAAGACAGTCCCTCTATTAAAGCAG TTGGAAATATGCTACATCTTATCGTGGAAGCCTGTATCACAAGGAACTTAATTGATACATCTGCTTATTTCTGGCCTGGCTACGTGGTTCCACTTAAAGAATCATCTCCAGTTCAGGAGTCTCCATGGCCATCTTTAGTAGAAGGGTCTCCACTTATAGAACTTAAGGACGCCCTTATGGTCACACCTGCTTCGAG TGTAGCAGAGTTGGAGAAATTGTACTCTTTTGCAGTAAGTGGGTCACCGGAGGAAAAGTTGGCGGCTTCGAAGATTTTGTGTGGAGCATCACTTCTTCGTGGTTGGAACATTCAG GAACATGTTGTTCAAATGGTGCTTAAGTTGTTATCGACATTCCTCCCTCTGGATTCTGGACCAGAAGGGCGATATGTACAGCACATGCCTATGCTACATGCTCTTGtatcaggaatttcttctattGACACTGTTCATATTCTCTCAATGTATGGCCTG GTGCCAGAAGTAGCATCTATGTTAATGCCTCTCTGTGAGATTTTTGGATCTTTACCTCCATCTGATCATAGGAGTTGTAAATTTGAAGAGGCTTCTGTGTATTCAGTATTCTCATGTGCTTTCCTGTCCCTGCTTCGCTTGTGGAAATTTCATAGACCACCTATTGAGAATGCTTTATCAAGGCGTGGAGTCTCTGTTTGGTCAGAGCTCCATTTGGATTTTCTCTTGTTATTACGTAATAGTCATTCTTCTTTGAAAAATCTATCTAAGGTTACTCAATCAAGCATATTTGAATTAGATACACCATTTCAAAAGCCAGTGTATATTGACTCATTTCCAAAGCTAAGGGCATGGTACTTCCAGAATCAAGCTTGCATAGCCTCTACACTTTCTAGTGCTTGCAGCAGGACAACTGTGCTCCATGTGGCAAACATGATACTGAAAATTATATGCCATAATAAAGTGCCAAAAGGTGGTGCCTTGTCTGTAAATACTCAGTCAACAGCAAATTCCAGTACGAGTAGTTCACCTGCAGGTGCACAGGAAGATATGTGCCAGTGGCCAACACTTCCAGCATGGGAAATTCTTGAAGCTGTTCCTTTTGTGCTTGAGGCTGTGCTAACTTCATGTGCTCATGGCAGACTTTCATCCCGTGATTTGGTTACAG GTCTAAGAGATCTTGCAGGTTTCTTGCCTGCTTCACTTGCTGCTATTGTCAGCTACTTTTCTGCAGAAGTCACTCGTGGCATATGGAAGCCGGTTATGTTGAATGGAATGGACTGGCCAAGTCCAGCTGCAACTCTTCCAGTAGTTGAATCGGAGACAAAAGAAGTTCTTGCATTTGCTGGTGTTCATATCAATATCTGCCCACGACCAC GTTTTGTGATGCCGATGCTTCCATTGCCAATAGCAGCGCTAATCAGTTTGTCAATAACAGTCAAGATGGATGAATTCAGTCACCTACACGGCATCATTGGCCAAGGAATTGAAATTTGTACAACATCTAGTTCATGGCCCACTGCGCAAATTATAGGTGCATTGTGGTCCCAAAAAGTACGGCGGTGGCATGATTTTATCATCCTGGCTTGTTCACAGTCCCCCTTCACTCGAGATAACACCGCAGTGGCACAactgatcaggagttgcttctcATCTTTCATTGGGCCTTTGGTTGATGGGCGCTCCTGCTTCGCAGCAAACCGAGGAGTTGCTAATCTGCTGGGGCAGACTTTTGATGAAAAAGCCCACAGGCTTGCTGTAGCACCAGGATTTCTTTACATGAGATCTTGCCGGTTATTTCCAAACAACAGCTTTGTTTGTGAAGAGATTTTGGAGGTGGTCGTTGAGAGAGCACATGCGCTAGCCAATGCTTGTAGTTCTGATAGACCTGCTCGTTTGAGGTCAGACTCTTTGCCGCTATCAGCTGCATCATCCTTGGTAGAGCAGATAGCATCACTTGCAGCAACTATGCTTTGTCATGCTGGTGGGGTGAATTTGATTTGTCTCCTCTACGAGCAGATTATGCCCACTCTGCTGCTTTCAGGTGGAAAAGCTAAGCTTGGTTCCGCTGGTCAGGTATGCAGCATAATCGAAGGATTCACATTAGCTCATGTTCTCCTCGTTTCGGGTGCAAGCATCTGGGGAGTCGGAGAAACGTCGCCAGCTTACACTTCAATATACACATCCAAAAGGCAACGGGTTGTCGATAGACACTTGGAGTTCATGACCAGGGTAATGGAGGGTAACATTGTGCTGGGCTGTGGCGATACCACATGGAGGTCCTATGTTGTCTGTTTTGTCAACTTGCTGGTCAACTTTGTGCCCACATGGATTCCTGAAGTGAAGCTAAAGACGCTACAGAAATTGGCATCTGGGCTTCAGAAATGGCACGAGGGTGATCTTGCCCTCTCTTTGCTTGAGCGAGGGGGAGCCAAAACCGTGACTTCAGTAGTTGAATCCCTTTTGTAA
- the LOC8080951 gene encoding adenine nucleotide transporter BT1, chloroplastic/mitochondrial translates to MGRKSGGGGGGARLQCAEAKPAADWSCCFLALPPAAAAAAPSCADGDGGFNLSWNLHQSFHPPAGLFASMGQQVGVGFPGASSRSPSPETPRDPYMKYVSPPEVVETPLPGEGVVGLKDKGQKKKVVKLKIKVGNHHLKRLISGAIAGTVSRTAVAPLETIRTHLMVGSNGNSTTEVFQSIMKHEGWTGLFRGNFVNVIRVAPSKAIELFAFDTANKFLTPKSGEERKIPVPPSLVAGAFAGVSSTLCTYPLELIKTRLTIQRGVYDNFLDAFVKIVRDEGPTELYRGLTPSLIGVVPYAATNYFAYDTLKKVYKKVFKTNEIGNIPTLLIGSTAGAISSTATFPLEVARKHMQVGAVGGKKVYKNMLHALLSILEDEGVGGLYRGLGPSCMKLMPAAGISFMCYEACKKILIEEEENE, encoded by the exons ATGGGCAGgaagagcggcggcggcggcggtggcgcgcgATTGCAATGCGCCGAGGCCAAACCGGCGGCGGATTGGAGCTGCTGCTTCCTGGCCCTGCcaccggcagcggcagcggcagcaccGTCCTGTGCGGATGGCGATGGTGGTTTCAACCTCTCCTGGAACCTCCACCAGTCCTTCCACCCGCCGGCCGGCCTCTTCGCCAGCATGGGCCAGCAGGTTGGGGTTGGCTTCCCGGGGGCTTCGTCTAGGTCCCCGTCGCCGGAGACACCACGGGACCCGTACATGAAGTACGTCTCGCCGCCGGAGGTTGTTGAGACACCTCTGCCGGGGGAAGGTGTGGTGGGGTTGAAGGACAAGGGGCAGAAGAAGAAAGTCGTGAAGCTCAAGATTAAGGTTGGGAATCATCACCTCAAGAGGCTCATCAGTGGGGCAATCGCAGGCACTGTGTCAAGAACTGCTGTTGCACCTTTGGAGACGATCAGGACGCATCTGATGGTTGGGAGTAATGGGAATTCGACAACGGAGGTGTTCCAGTCTATCATGAAGCATGAGGGATGGACTGGCTTGTTCCGTGGTAACTTTGTTAATGTCATCCGGGTAGCCCCAAGCAAGGCAATCGAG CTTTTTGCCTTTGATACAGCTAATAAATTCTTGACCCCCAAATCTGGGGAGGAGCGGAAGATCCCAGTCCCTCCTTCACTAGTGGCTGGAGCATTTGCAGGTGTTAGCTCAACACTGTGTACATACCCTCTGGAATTGATTAAGACACGGTTAACTATACAG AGAGGTGTGTATGACAACTTCCTTGACGCATTTGTCAAAATCGTCCGTGATGAAGGGCCTACTGAACTCTACCGAGGCTTAACCCCAAGTCTGATTGGAGTGGTGCCATATGCTGCAACCAACTACTTCGCTTATGACACCCTGAAGAAGGTGTACAAGAAGGTGTTCAAGACAAATGAGATTGGCAACATTCCAACACTGCTCATCGGGTCTACTGCAGGAGCTATCTCAAGCACAGCGACATTCCCTCTTGAGGTCGCACGGAAGCACATGCAAGTTGGAGCTGTCGGTGGCAAGAAGGTTTACAAGAACATGCTTCATGCCCTCCTGAGCATTCTTGAGGATGAAGGGGTTGGGGGCCTGTATAGAGGGTTGGGGCCAAGCTGCATGAAGTTGATGCCTGCTGCTGGGATTTCGTTTATGTGCTATGAGGCTTGCAAGAAGATTCTGATCGAAGAAGAAGAGAATGAGTGA